Below is a genomic region from Macadamia integrifolia cultivar HAES 741 unplaced genomic scaffold, SCU_Mint_v3 scaffold_157A, whole genome shotgun sequence.
CCCACCTTGAAAAAATCCTTGTTTATTACTTTGACCTCGTAAGCTCCCCAAAGTCTTAGATATTTCaagttgggaagaaattgaAGTACAGAAAATGCTTCTTCAGATAGAAAGGAATAACCTAATTTTAGCATAGTGAGGTTCTCCATGGTGCAGACCCAGTGAGGTAGATCCATTAGACGCCCATATAGGTGAAGTCTTTTGATAGATGGCGGTGGTGAAAATTGCTCGAGTGTAGGCAACAGTTCATCATTCTCATAGTCGAGTAGGTAAGCTATTATGTCTTTTGTAGCCAGAGATAAAGACACAAGTCCTGTCATCTTCATTATAGAAGCAGAGAGCTCACTGCCATGTTCTTCTGATACATCAATCAATTCTAGTTTCCTGAGTTGAGTTAAACTTCTTAATTCTTCAATGATGCCATGTCTTACATATAATCCAGTTAAACTCTGGAGGTTTGTTAATATACCCATACCTGAGGGGACTTTTATTTTAAACATCATTGACAACTTAAGGTGCCTCAACTGTAGAAGATTCAAAACTGCTCCTGGCAATACCCTTAGACTTCTTGGGTATCTAATATCCAAAGTTTGTAGATTTTGAAGATTACCTATGCTCTCTGGAATCTCATCCAGTGCTGAATGTTTTAAGCCTAGATACCTCAACTGTATCATATCTCCTATTTCTTCTGGTAAGCTCTTGATACAAAGATTCTCAAGTTCCAAAACcctcaagaaattgaaattatgGATGGCTTTTCTTATGCAGGTCCAGTGATTGTCAGGAATGCCTTCCTCCCAATGGTCTGCAGAAGTTAATCCTGTTGAAATGTCTCCAATGACAAATAATGATCGCACAGGGTGATCATTGAAGCTACTAGAAGTGATAGTTTCACCACTGTATAGAATGAAAACTATGGAGGAACTCTTGGGAAAATTAGAATCTGAAAACAGTAGATTCCCTTCCATACCTTTTCCTTGGTGCAGCTTATGTCGACAGATTTTAAGATAAGGGTCCACAACTTCGATcatttcatttttgtatttaatttcaACTCGAAGCATTCGTTGGCCAACTAGTTGGTTGATATTTTCTTCAGCAATATTCTCCATTACTTCCCCTGCTCTTTCTTGTATAATACCTTCAGCAACCAATAGCCGAACTAATCTCCCTCTACTTATTAAAATATTCTCAGAGAAGAGAGAACAGTAGAGTAAGCAGGATCTGAGGCAAGAAGGCAAGTTTCTATAATTCAATGCAAAGGGAGCAAGAGATTCCTCACCTACTAGATCAACACCATCACCAGAAGAACTTTGCCcaatttcttcttttgcttctgaCATCAGTAGCAGTGGCATGTTGAGTTGAGATCTTTGGCTTGAAATTCCGGCAAGACGTGTATCGATCTTCTCTAATTCGCTGCAAAATTGTGCCTTCTGATCAGACCCATCTTGACTTCTCGTCTCAGGGACATACTGATCGATACAATTGTCCGCGCCATGGATTATTGTTGCTATGGATTCTCTCTTCCTATTGCAAACCAGTCCATCCTCTTGCAATATTATAGAACGCAATCCTTGCAGAAAGGATTTCGTTGAGGCTTCTGCCATATCCTATGGATTGGAATTAGATTAATGACAAACAAGAAGCTTTCTTGATCC
It encodes:
- the LOC122070923 gene encoding disease resistance protein RPM1-like isoform X1 — translated: MAEASTKSFLQGLRSIILQEDGLVCNRKRESIATIIHGADNCIDQYVPETRSQDGSDQKAQFCSELEKIDTRLAGISSQRSQLNMPLLLMSEAKEEIGQSSSGDGVDLVGEESLAPFALNYRNLPSCLRSCLLYCSLFSENILISRGRLVRLLVAEGIIQERAGEVMENIAEENINQLVGQRMLRVEIKYKNEMIEVVDPYLKICRHKLHQGKGMEGNLLFSDSNFPKSSSIVFILYSGETITSSSFNDHPVRSLFVIGDISTGLTSADHWEEGIPDNHWTCIRKAIHNFNFLRVLELENLCIKSLPEEIGDMIQLRYLGLKHSALDEIPESIGNLQNLQTLDIRYPRSLRVLPGAVLNLLQLRHLKLSMMFKIKVPSGMGILTNLQSLTGLYVRHGIIEELRSLTQLRKLELIDVSEEHGSELSASIMKMTGLVSLSLATKDIIAYLLDYENDELLPTLEQFSPPPSIKRLHLYGRLMDLPHWVCTMENLTMLKLGYSFLSEEAFSVLQFLPNLKYLRLWGAYEVKVINKDFFKVGGFPKLETLIIYSKNLLEWTEIEEGALPSLSFLFFLYCKRLRNLPEGLQYISMLRVLEIWPLHPDLERRLKCDGGKDNYKIKHIPEKRFFSSFLNTWVEI
- the LOC122070923 gene encoding uncharacterized protein LOC122070923 isoform X2, which translates into the protein MAEASTKSFLQGLRSIILQEDGLVCNRKRESIATIIHGADNCIDQYVPETRSQDGSDQKAQFCSELEKIDTRLAGISSQRSQLNMPLLLMSEAKEEIGQSSSGDGVDLVVETASRHSRGKAMEFASPQTSHMREPRASDHIVVI